The following are from one region of the Nicotiana tabacum cultivar K326 chromosome 3, ASM71507v2, whole genome shotgun sequence genome:
- the LOC142179390 gene encoding LOW QUALITY PROTEIN: F-box/FBD/LRR-repeat protein At3g26920-like (The sequence of the model RefSeq protein was modified relative to this genomic sequence to represent the inferred CDS: substituted 2 bases at 2 genomic stop codons), protein MKDHFDHFLASRHSRKNGGCSNSSNSSTLRYSSMSKKQKNRVTGVEKPLDRISQLPEALLVQILSLLPTKDAVASCVLSQRWRYLWNSIDSFLFVGSNFKKAENFISFVDHVLMHSTCPKIKKFHLHLDYTSDLNFEWRISRWISFAVERKVEDVVLCXFDXDLTYKLPLSVCTCSSLITLDWSCCVFGKGSVIEWKSLKTLKLNYIVLDDDDIVNLLSNCPSLGTLELSFFDGFRRLEIT, encoded by the coding sequence ATGAAGGACCATTTTGATCACTTTCTCGCTTCACGCCATTCTAGAAAAAATGGCGGTTGTAGTAATAGTAGCAATAGTAGTACTTTGAGATATTCATCAATGTCGAAGAAACAAAAGAATAGAGTCACTGGAGTTGAAAAACCTCTAGATCGTATCAGTCAGTTGCCGGAGGCACTCCTGGTACAAATTCTATCTCTTTTGCCAACCAAAGATGCGGTGGCATCATGTGTTCTCTCACAAAGGTGGCGTTATCTTTGGAATTCAATTGATAGTTTCCTTTTCGTTGGTAGTAATTTCAAGAAAGCTGAAAACTTTATATCCTTTGTGGACCATGTTTTGATGCATTCCACTTgtcccaaaataaaaaaattccatCTCCATTTAGATTACACCTCCGATTTGAACTTTGAGTGGAGAATCAGTCGATGGATTAGTTTCGCTGTGGAAAGGAAAGTGGAAGATGTTGTATTGTGTTAATTCGATTAAGATCTCACTTATAAATTGCCTCTATCTGTTTGCACTTGTTCGTCATTGATTACATTGGATTGGAGTTGTTGCGTATTTGGTAAAGGATCGGTCATAGAGTGGAAGTCGCTAAAGACCCTGAAGTTGAACTATATTGTGTTAGATGATGACGATATTGTGAACTTACTGTCAAATTGTCCTTCTTTGGGAACTCTGGAGTTGTCTTTCTTTGATGGTTTTCGTCGTCTGGAAATCACTTAG